A single region of the Vulgatibacter sp. genome encodes:
- a CDS encoding sensor histidine kinase, whose protein sequence is MLRSDAATRNRRYVLYLAGGVIVASGALDFVLTEGVPVGALAVRLFWAAGVIFVGSLAPRLPSPARDRALVLTALLTVGCWLALSVQVGGSGGPYFWWMLALPLMFGALAPDNRPATVVAGLGTLLGNAALLLDAGAAASDLFVWGVIGSTSLALSLVGVTSYQRLLAAESALERSRAEAEKELAISEQRRAHAEKLALLGRLTAGIAHEINNPLAFVKSNLDQLQYERGAGLQTQLEEIVAESQLGIERIAGIVKDLGSFARDEEAQVGACDLQPALAEANRIASVRTRAVAEVQLVVPSALPLVVASRPRLVQVFVNLLVNAADALAAVPERGRGTIRIEARATATGVEVVVVDSGTGFDEETLPRLFDPFFTTKPQGAGTGLGLPLAREFLERFGGSIVAENDPAGGACFRIHLVHATQAPAAAA, encoded by the coding sequence ATGCTCCGTTCGGACGCAGCGACGAGAAACCGCCGGTACGTCCTCTATCTCGCCGGCGGCGTGATCGTCGCCAGTGGCGCGCTCGATTTCGTGTTGACCGAAGGCGTGCCGGTCGGCGCGCTCGCCGTGCGCCTCTTCTGGGCAGCCGGCGTGATCTTCGTCGGCAGCCTCGCGCCCCGGCTCCCCTCCCCCGCTCGCGATCGCGCCCTGGTGCTGACCGCACTGCTCACCGTGGGCTGCTGGCTCGCGCTCTCGGTCCAGGTGGGCGGGAGCGGCGGCCCCTACTTCTGGTGGATGCTCGCGCTGCCGCTCATGTTCGGCGCCCTCGCCCCGGACAACCGCCCGGCGACGGTTGTCGCCGGACTGGGCACGCTGCTCGGCAACGCCGCCCTCCTCCTCGACGCGGGTGCTGCGGCGAGCGATCTCTTCGTCTGGGGCGTGATCGGGTCGACCAGCCTCGCCCTCTCCCTCGTCGGCGTGACCAGCTACCAGCGACTGCTCGCGGCGGAGAGCGCCCTCGAGCGCTCCCGGGCCGAGGCGGAGAAGGAGCTGGCGATCAGCGAGCAGCGCCGGGCCCACGCCGAGAAGCTCGCGCTGCTCGGAAGGCTCACCGCGGGGATCGCCCACGAGATCAACAACCCGCTCGCCTTCGTGAAGTCGAACCTCGATCAGCTCCAATACGAGCGGGGCGCCGGGCTGCAGACGCAGCTCGAGGAGATCGTGGCGGAGAGCCAGCTGGGGATCGAACGCATCGCCGGCATCGTGAAGGACCTCGGCTCGTTCGCCAGGGACGAGGAGGCGCAGGTGGGTGCCTGCGACCTGCAGCCCGCGCTGGCGGAAGCCAACCGGATCGCTTCGGTGCGCACCAGGGCGGTGGCGGAGGTCCAGCTCGTGGTTCCATCGGCGCTGCCGCTGGTGGTGGCGAGCCGGCCGCGCCTCGTCCAGGTCTTCGTCAACCTGCTGGTGAACGCCGCGGATGCGCTGGCCGCGGTGCCGGAGCGCGGCCGCGGCACGATCCGCATCGAGGCACGAGCCACCGCCACCGGCGTGGAGGTGGTGGTGGTGGACAGCGGCACCGGCTTCGACGAGGAGACGCTGCCGCGCCTCTTCGATCCCTTCTTCACCACCAAACCCCAGGGGGCCGGAACCGGGCTGGGCCTTCCGCTCGCCCGTGAGTTCCTCGAGCGCTTCGGCGGATCGATCGTGGCGGAGAACGACCCCGCGGGCGGCGCGTGCTTCCGGATCCACCTCGTCCACGCGACGCAGGCGCCGGCGGCGGCAGCCTAA
- a CDS encoding YbbR-like domain-containing protein: protein MKAVFSSDLSLKVFSLVLGLVIFFAVRTEQEVTTTVGLRLVLREPSGLINTSDVPPEITVRLSGASGSIRALAPGQLGPITLDLSSFEKGQSTVRIREEQLALPPDLEVVSISPSAVSVRLEVKDRKKLPVKAILQGAPADGFVVEKTQVDPREVEVEGPRRELRDVRFVRTAPVDVTGAREPVNASVVFELPGPHARVTGGVSRAEVDVAIAVERAERMVSLEVGGIPGARRAVAVRAKLRGPKSVIDKLDEKTLRAEAVLDEDAKSRKPFAVRIGNLPEGVELLDPLPTVPRPAPPPKRR, encoded by the coding sequence ATGAAGGCCGTCTTCTCCTCGGACCTGAGCCTCAAGGTCTTCTCGCTCGTCCTCGGGCTGGTGATCTTCTTCGCGGTGCGCACGGAGCAGGAGGTGACCACCACCGTGGGCCTGCGCCTCGTGCTGCGGGAGCCCAGCGGGCTGATCAACACCTCGGACGTGCCGCCGGAGATCACCGTGCGGCTCTCCGGCGCCTCGGGTTCGATCCGCGCGCTGGCGCCGGGCCAGCTCGGCCCGATCACCCTCGACCTGAGCTCCTTCGAGAAGGGCCAGAGCACCGTCCGGATCCGCGAGGAGCAGCTGGCACTGCCGCCGGATCTCGAGGTGGTCTCCATCTCGCCGTCGGCGGTGAGCGTTCGCCTCGAGGTGAAGGATCGGAAGAAGCTGCCGGTGAAGGCGATCCTCCAGGGCGCGCCGGCAGACGGCTTCGTGGTGGAGAAGACCCAGGTCGATCCGCGCGAGGTCGAGGTGGAGGGCCCCCGCCGCGAGCTGCGCGACGTGCGCTTCGTCCGCACCGCGCCGGTGGACGTCACCGGCGCCCGCGAGCCGGTCAATGCCTCGGTGGTCTTCGAGCTCCCAGGTCCCCACGCCCGGGTGACCGGCGGCGTCTCGCGGGCAGAAGTGGACGTCGCGATCGCCGTCGAGCGCGCCGAGCGCATGGTCAGCCTCGAGGTCGGCGGGATCCCCGGGGCGCGCCGCGCCGTGGCGGTGCGCGCCAAGCTCCGCGGACCGAAGAGCGTGATCGACAAGCTCGACGAGAAGACGCTTCGCGCCGAGGCGGTGCTCGACGAGGATGCGAAGAGCCGCAAGCCCTTCGCCGTGCGGATCGGCAACCTGCCGGAAGGCGTCGAGCTCCTCGACCCGCTCCCGACGGTGCCGCGGCCCGCGCCACCGCCGAAGCGGCGTTAG
- the cdaA gene encoding diadenylate cyclase CdaA: MGWSSLLGLGGPWQILAAVADVLLVSYVIYRVLLLIKGTTAVPMLVGLGMITIGFFASKWAGLQTFHWLVSQFLSYSFIFGIIVLFQNDIRRGLARLGQGWSLGYDRAGEASRIEEVVQAAVKLAQRRHGALIVMERTAELDDLAQTGVRVDAEVSDELLLSIFQPGTPLHDGAVVISRGRIAAAKCMLPLTANPTVGRDLGTRHRSAIGLTEEVDAAVLVVSEERGKLSLAVGGKLHRDMDADVLRKFLLRLYAAPRRGTLPPRPRKAAA; encoded by the coding sequence ATGGGATGGAGCAGCCTCCTCGGCCTGGGCGGACCCTGGCAGATCCTCGCGGCCGTCGCCGACGTGTTGCTCGTCTCGTACGTGATCTACCGCGTGCTGCTCCTGATCAAGGGCACCACCGCGGTCCCGATGCTGGTCGGCCTCGGCATGATCACGATCGGCTTCTTCGCCTCGAAGTGGGCGGGGCTGCAGACCTTCCACTGGCTGGTGAGCCAGTTCCTCTCCTACTCCTTCATCTTCGGCATCATCGTCCTCTTCCAGAACGACATCCGCCGCGGCCTCGCCCGCCTCGGGCAGGGTTGGAGCCTCGGCTACGACCGCGCCGGTGAGGCCTCGCGGATCGAGGAGGTGGTGCAGGCAGCGGTGAAGCTCGCGCAGCGGCGCCACGGCGCGCTCATCGTGATGGAGCGCACCGCCGAGCTCGACGACCTGGCGCAGACCGGGGTCCGCGTCGACGCGGAGGTCTCCGACGAGCTCCTGCTCTCGATCTTCCAGCCGGGCACGCCGCTCCACGACGGCGCGGTGGTGATCTCCCGCGGCAGGATCGCTGCGGCCAAGTGCATGCTGCCCCTCACCGCCAACCCCACCGTCGGTCGCGACCTCGGCACCCGGCACCGCTCGGCCATCGGCCTCACCGAGGAGGTCGACGCTGCGGTGCTGGTGGTCTCGGAGGAGCGGGGCAAGCTCTCGCTCGCCGTGGGCGGCAAGCTCCACCGCGACATGGATGCGGACGTGCTCCGCAAATTCCTCCTCCGGCTCTACGCGGCCCCCCGCCGCGGTACGCTCCCGCCGCGTCCGAGAAAGGCGGCCGCCTGA
- the folP gene encoding dihydropteroate synthase, producing MTRARFFSLDGGGDLHLALRPLGFPAAAASFLSGTLVQGHLLLSGLEPGPASLVRELCGGGRESMPRLTEGDRPGAFLLSGRVDMLKRLGSALQQRPDVEGAFIAGGKVLRACFHAGAHRQPVVIGDKQAGAGRTLVMGIVNVTPDSFSDGGRFQAPERALAHARALVEAGADILDVGGESTRPKGPYGEGAQPVSPAEERARVEPVVRLLARELPHVPISVDTSRAEVAEPAIDAGAAMINDVRGLQDDALADVVRRHQVACCVMHMPGEPGVMAGQTGYEDVVAEVADALNEWVDRAQARGVPPGRLLVDPGFGFGKTAGQNLFLLRQLSLLGASVGRPVLVGTSRKGFLGQVTGRPVHERDAATAASVVAAILGGAAVVRVHDVAACRDAVQVADAVARSDEGGAFFASEED from the coding sequence ATGACACGCGCCCGCTTCTTCAGCCTCGACGGTGGTGGGGACCTGCACCTCGCCCTGCGCCCGCTCGGCTTTCCCGCCGCAGCAGCCTCGTTCCTCTCCGGCACCCTGGTGCAGGGACACCTCCTCCTCTCCGGCCTCGAGCCCGGTCCCGCTTCGCTGGTCCGGGAGCTCTGCGGCGGCGGAAGGGAGTCGATGCCCCGGCTCACCGAGGGGGACAGGCCCGGCGCCTTCCTCCTCTCCGGCCGCGTCGACATGCTCAAGCGCCTCGGCAGCGCCCTGCAGCAGCGGCCCGACGTCGAGGGCGCCTTCATCGCCGGCGGCAAGGTGCTCCGCGCCTGCTTCCACGCAGGCGCGCACCGGCAGCCGGTGGTGATCGGCGACAAGCAGGCAGGCGCCGGCCGCACCCTGGTCATGGGGATCGTCAACGTCACCCCCGACTCCTTCTCCGACGGCGGCCGTTTCCAGGCGCCGGAGCGCGCGCTCGCCCACGCCCGGGCGCTGGTCGAGGCAGGGGCCGACATCCTCGACGTCGGCGGCGAGTCGACCCGGCCGAAGGGCCCCTACGGCGAGGGCGCCCAGCCCGTCTCGCCCGCGGAGGAGCGCGCCCGGGTCGAGCCGGTGGTTCGCCTCCTCGCCAGGGAGCTCCCCCACGTTCCCATCTCGGTGGATACCTCCCGCGCCGAGGTGGCAGAGCCGGCGATCGACGCCGGCGCCGCGATGATCAACGACGTCCGCGGCCTGCAGGACGACGCCCTCGCCGACGTGGTGCGCCGCCACCAGGTGGCGTGCTGCGTCATGCACATGCCCGGGGAGCCCGGCGTCATGGCGGGGCAGACCGGCTACGAGGACGTGGTGGCCGAGGTGGCGGACGCCCTCAACGAATGGGTGGACCGGGCGCAGGCACGGGGCGTGCCCCCTGGTCGCCTGCTCGTCGACCCCGGCTTCGGTTTCGGGAAGACTGCTGGGCAGAACTTGTTCCTGCTTCGGCAGCTCTCGCTCCTCGGGGCATCGGTCGGCAGGCCGGTGCTGGTGGGGACGAGCCGCAAGGGATTCCTCGGGCAGGTCACCGGCCGCCCGGTCCACGAGCGCGACGCTGCGACCGCTGCCAGCGTGGTGGCCGCCATCCTCGGCGGCGCCGCGGTGGTGCGGGTCCACGACGTCGCTGCCTGCAGGGACGCGGTGCAAGTTGCCGATGCGGTGGCGCGAAGCGACGAAGGCGGGGCGTTCTTCGCCTCCGAGGAGGACTGA
- the ftsH gene encoding ATP-dependent zinc metalloprotease FtsH, with protein MRQSYKTVLLWVVLIVMFVSFYQFFNHNGTEVKETEYSTYLTQVEKQQVEQVAIKGNTHTYTLKGDKTEYKTSGPVGEKLIERLDGAAVKFKFEKEEQNSVWLQVLLQGLPIVFLFVVFLLFMRQLQGSGGKAMSFGKSKAKLLSEVSNKITFNDVAGIDECKDELEEIVSFLKDPKKYTRLGGRIPKGVLLMGPPGTGKTLLARSVAGEAGVPFFSISGSDFVEMFVGVGASRVRDLFEQGKKNAPCIIFIDEIDAVGRHRGAGLGGGHDEREQTLNQLLVEMDGFESNEGVILIAATNRPDVLDPALLRPGRFDRRIVVPRPDVKGREGILKVHTKKTPLSPEVDLEIIARGTPGFSGADLENLVNEAALLAARQNKDRVDMTDFESAKDKVIMGTERRSLVMSEKEKYTTAVHEAGHALVAKLLPGTDPVHKVTIIPRGRALGLTQQLPVEDRLNISREYALGAISVLMGGRIAEELVLNGQKTTGAGNDIERATDMARSMVCEWGMTALGPMTFGKKQGEVFLGRDGMGGGHSADYSEQTARDIDAEVRKIVTEQYDLARKVLEENLSFLLAMADALMEHETIDGEDINVIMGGGKITRARPNTAVLANRPAATAGEKKDKKNILDALEGLGKTAEPGKA; from the coding sequence CATACCTATACGCTCAAGGGCGACAAGACCGAGTACAAGACCTCGGGCCCCGTCGGCGAGAAGCTCATCGAGCGGCTCGACGGCGCAGCGGTGAAGTTCAAGTTCGAGAAGGAAGAGCAGAACTCGGTCTGGCTGCAGGTTCTCCTGCAGGGCCTGCCGATCGTCTTCCTCTTCGTCGTCTTCCTCCTCTTCATGCGGCAGCTGCAGGGCAGCGGCGGCAAGGCGATGTCCTTCGGCAAGTCGAAGGCCAAGCTGCTGTCGGAGGTGTCGAACAAGATCACCTTCAACGACGTGGCCGGCATCGACGAGTGCAAGGACGAGCTCGAGGAGATCGTCTCCTTCCTCAAGGACCCGAAGAAGTACACGAGGCTCGGCGGCCGCATCCCCAAGGGCGTGCTGCTCATGGGCCCCCCGGGTACCGGCAAGACCCTGCTGGCGCGCTCCGTCGCCGGCGAGGCCGGGGTTCCCTTCTTCAGCATCTCCGGCTCGGATTTCGTCGAGATGTTCGTAGGCGTCGGCGCCAGCCGCGTGCGCGACCTCTTCGAGCAGGGCAAGAAGAATGCCCCCTGCATCATCTTCATCGACGAGATCGACGCGGTCGGTCGCCACCGTGGCGCGGGCCTCGGCGGCGGTCACGACGAGCGGGAGCAGACGCTCAACCAGCTCCTCGTGGAGATGGACGGCTTCGAGTCGAACGAGGGCGTGATCCTCATCGCCGCCACCAACCGGCCCGACGTCCTCGACCCGGCGCTGCTGCGTCCCGGTCGCTTCGACCGCCGCATCGTGGTGCCGCGCCCCGACGTGAAGGGCCGCGAGGGGATCCTCAAGGTCCACACCAAGAAGACCCCGCTCTCGCCCGAGGTCGACCTCGAGATCATCGCCCGCGGCACGCCCGGCTTCTCCGGCGCCGACCTGGAGAACCTGGTGAACGAGGCTGCGCTCCTCGCCGCCCGCCAGAACAAGGATCGGGTCGACATGACCGACTTCGAGTCGGCGAAGGACAAGGTGATCATGGGCACCGAGCGCCGTTCGCTCGTGATGTCCGAGAAGGAGAAGTACACCACCGCGGTGCACGAGGCCGGCCACGCCCTGGTCGCCAAGCTCCTCCCCGGCACCGACCCGGTGCACAAGGTCACCATCATCCCCCGCGGCCGCGCCCTGGGTCTCACCCAGCAGCTGCCGGTCGAGGATCGCCTCAACATCTCGCGGGAGTACGCGCTCGGCGCCATCTCCGTCCTGATGGGTGGTCGCATCGCCGAGGAACTCGTGCTCAACGGCCAGAAGACCACCGGCGCCGGCAACGACATCGAGCGCGCCACCGACATGGCCCGCTCCATGGTCTGCGAATGGGGCATGACCGCCCTGGGGCCGATGACCTTCGGCAAGAAGCAGGGCGAGGTCTTCCTCGGCCGCGACGGCATGGGCGGCGGCCACAGCGCCGACTACTCCGAGCAGACCGCTCGCGACATCGATGCCGAGGTCCGCAAGATCGTCACCGAGCAGTACGACCTCGCTCGGAAGGTGCTCGAGGAGAACCTCAGCTTCCTGCTCGCCATGGCCGACGCGCTCATGGAGCACGAGACCATCGACGGCGAGGACATCAACGTCATCATGGGTGGCGGCAAGATCACCCGGGCCCGTCCGAACACCGCGGTCCTCGCCAACCGGCCCGCTGCGACCGCCGGCGAGAAGAAGGACAAGAAGAACATCCTCGACGCCCTCGAGGGCCTCGGCAAGACCGCCGAGCCGGGCAAGGCCTGA